Below is a genomic region from Actinomadura sp. NAK00032.
CTCGCCCAACAGAGCAGCCGCCGTCTTCTGCAGAACATCCAGGTTGACCGAGACGCAGGGCAGTTCCCCGCCCGGTCTTCCGAGTAGCGACAGGGCATCGATCACGTTGGGCAGATCCGGAGACCCGGGCGCCAGGTCAGCGCTCCGCGCGCCGCCGATGAACTCGAACACCAGCAGGACCCAACCGCCGACATCGGCACACCACAGCATCCGAGGGGCCGGAACGGCCGACGCGAGCGCGAGGTTCGCCGCCCGCTCACGCGCATAGAGACGAGCGGCGGGCTCGTCGGCCGGAATCCCCTTGAGGAAGACACTGCCGGCGCCCTCCACATGAAGCCTCGCAGCCACCCCCGGCATGATCCCGCGCTCCGCGACCTCAGCCTTGAGCACCGTCCCGAACCGCTCCTCCACGGCCGCCCGCACCCCACCGGGAAGCCCCTCCCACTGAGGGTTCCCCACACTCATCCCGCCTTCGGGGAGTCGTGGCAGCCCTGGTAACACTGGCTGCAGTCACCGGCCGTCTCCCACAGGTCGGGGTCGACGCTCAGCCCAGCCTGTTCCATGGCGGCCACGGTAGCCCTGATGGAGGCTCCTCCACTGCCGGTCTCGCTCCGGTCGTCGGGCGTGTGGTGGATGAATCGGCCCGCGACGCGGTGGCAGAAGTCGGCGTACTCGCGGGTGTGGAGGACGAAGGCGTGCCATCCCACGTCCACGGACTTGGACGGGGCCAGCTCGGCGCCGGGATTGAGAGCACACGCCATCAAGAAGGCCAACGCCTGGTTCAGAATCCGCTCGGCCTTCTCGGTGCTGACGTGCTCTTCGCGGACTATGCGGGTCACCAGCCGACCGAACAGGTCGGCGCTGATCAGTCTCTTCGGGTCGGTGGCAGCCGGACCTGGACGCGTGGTCATGACGGACATGGCCTTCTCCTCATCTGCGATCGGCGGACGGTGATTCTCCGGCCGTCCGGTGCGCCGAAGCTCATGGCAAGGACGCTAGAAAGCCGCTCATCGACCGCGCCAGAGACTTGCGTGAACTTGCACACGGACTCAGAGAGCAGCGATCGCCGCCATGATCAGACTGCGTGCGGCCCGACCGTGAACCGCCATCGAGGAGAGTTCGGAGAAGGTTCTCCGGTAAAGGTCCAGTTCGCCGACCTGCCGCACTGTGATCTTCGCGGAGACGGTCTCGATGACGACCTGATCCTCATCCAGGATCCAAAAACCCTCGACCGGCCACATGGCGCGCAAAACAGAGAACGGAATAATACCGAGTGATACAGACGGAAGAGTCATGATGTCGAGCAGATGGCCCAGTTGTCCGGCCATCACGTCAACGCCGCCAAAGCTTGTGCGCAACACCGACTCCTCGATGACGACCGCAAAACGGCGGCCCCCGTCATAGAGCAGCCGCTGCCGATCAATTCTTGCCTTGGCCGCCTCGTCACCTTCACCGGGAAGCGAGAAGAAGTCGGCTATCCTGGCGAGCACTGCCCCGGCGTAGCCCTCGGTCTGCAGAAAGCCGGGCACAACACCCGGCTCGTAGATCCTGAAACTCGCGGTTTGCTCCCACAGTGGCATCACGGCATCCTGCAAGCGCTTCAGGCCGCCACGCTGCATGCGCCGCCACTCCACATAAGCCGAGTCGAGTTGGCGATTGATCGACACCAGTTCGGCCGCGACCCGTTCATCTGCTCCGCATGCCGCGCACCATGCCCTGATGTCGGAGTCTGTAACAGCCTGCCGACCGCTCTGCATTCGACTGCATTTCGACTCGTGCCAGCCGCACGCGGCCGCCACCTCCCGGGCCGATAGACCGGAATCCAAACGAATCTCCCGCAGCCGGACGGCCAGTGCCTCACGGGCCCGCTGGATGGATGATGACGGGGGGATCGACATGGATGGACGTCAGGAGGGTCGGTACTCACCGTGGTCGGTCGCCCGCTGCCACACGGCCGTGAAGGCAGTGGAGCACTGCGCGACCAAGGATTTATCACGGGTCACTTCATTACCGGCCCATTCTCCGTCCCCGGCGAAGTGATTCCATACAAGAACGGCAGAGTCGAAGACCCAGAAGTCGCTTGGCGGCGTCAGCAGGCCGGCGGTCCGATGGCGAGGCAGCCACCGCACCCGCTCCCCCGCCGTCAAGTTAACCGACGCCGTACATTCCCAGAGCCAGCGAGCGTAGTCAGAGAGCGGCTCGGAAACAATCCGCGCCCGTCGGACATCAACCCCTCTCGAAACCGCCTTCCCGACCGTCGATATCCACCACTCATCGTTGGCATCGGTGGACACGGTTCCGGTTTCAAGCCACTCCACGAAAGTGGCATCCGCCATGTAGGCGTCACGCAACTCAAGGTGGACGGCGGAGCTGGTCGCTGCGGCGAGAAGGTCTTCAAACTTCTCGTTGGTCAGCGGCGTCCCCATCGAGCGCCTCCAAGGCCTTCAATATCATCGGCTTCATGCGCGCAGGAACTCGCACCGAGGACTCGTTCTCGGCCGTGCGGCTGTAGGACGAGATCTCAGCCAGCACGGCTGCCTCGGTCTCCGTCCACCCCTGGATCACGAGTTCCCCTCTCGCACGGTCCAGGAAGACGGCTGGCGAGCCCTGGTTCTTGCTGGTGTCGTCCTTGCCGTAGAACTCCAGAGCCATGCTGACCTCCGGCACCAGCGCATGCGTCGGCTTGCATGCGACTGGATCGATCCTCCGTGCCGCCGCCCCCGCCGTCAAGCGTCCGTGCGCACACCACGACAAGCGCTCACCGCTATGAGACAGAAGAGTGCCCCTCAAGACCGCCGGGGAGAGGATGGCGATCAGCGCGGGGATTCAGGAGATGGGGCCGGGGCCGGCCTACCGCCCGAGCGCATGTCCGGCGCCCGGAGACCCAACTCCCCACAGGCGGACCATCAGGGAAGCCAGTGACGCAGACGTTCAACGGTCGTAGCGTCCAGCCTTCGCCTGCGATAGGAAAGCGGCCCAAACTTGGTGGGCGAAGTTCAGGTGCCCGACGTCCGGGGCCTTGCTGTCCCGGACGCCGATGCTCGCCACCAAGTCGGCGATCTCAACACAGTTGCCGTTACCGCCGCTCCTGCTGCTCTTCCGCCACTGGGCACGCAATATGTCGTGCGCCATGGTCATCGTGCTCCTTTGCCTGGACAGAGGGCTTCCGCCGCCGCAGCGATCAACGAAGCAGATGCGCTCGGGCTGAGCGCTCCAGCGCGGAGATGCGTGCTTACCAGGTTATATCGAGCGATGTCGGCTTCCTCCTCCAGGAAGATATCGCCTGCCTGACTCTCGATGTAGACGATGTCGCTCCCAACGCCCTCAGCGAAGTTCATGACGACGAAGGACCCGGTCATACCTGGGTGGCCGCCTGCGTCAAAGGGGATTACCTGGAGATGCACGTTCGGGAGTTCAGTGACCGCGAGCAGGTGGTCAAGCTGTTCTCGCATGACCTCGGCGCCACCGACGACACGGCGGACGGCAGCCTCGTCCACGATCGCCCAAAGCTTCAACGGCTGCTCTTTGGTGAGTGCCGCCTGCCTCCGAATCCTCGCCTCGACACGGCTCTCGATCTCCTCACGGGATGACTCCGGGAGGGCACCGCTGACCGCAGCTCTGGCGTAACGCTCGGTCTGGAGGAGGCCGGGGATGAACAGGCATTCGTAGTTCAGCACGTCAGACGCCTCGGACTCGAACTCGATGTAGGAGGCGTACCGCTCCGGGAGGTCTGAGGCGAAGGTGTGCAGCCAGCCGCGAGTCGCCGATTGCTTGAGCAGGGTCTTCAGTTCGGTGCGCTTCGGCTCGGCCACTCGGTACGCGTCCAAGAGGCTGGTCAAGGTCCGTGCCTGGGGGCGGACGCGGGCGGTCTCGATTCGGTAGAGCGTGGCGACGTTGATGCCGGTCTGCTCGTTCACCTGCTCGCGCGTGAGCTCACTGTCCTTGCGTAGCTGGCGAAGCTCAGCCGCGAGACGTCGAAGACGCACCGTCGGTGCCCCCACTGTGGCTCCTTCCACCTGGCCGAAGACGCAAGACGCGCCTGCCCTGCACACCTGCCTGCTCGTGAATGCAAGCAAGGTTAATGCAACCCTTGCATCCACACTCTGAGTAATGCATCCTTTGCAGAGCGTGCCACAAGAAGTTGAGCGTCTGCGAGCGATCAACAGGAAAAGGAGCGGCCTCGGGCCGGTGCTTGCACCACCGCCCCGAGGCCTTGACCCGACTGACAAGGAGTCGGACCCATGACGAACCTACCCAACACCTCAGCTCCGCCGCCCCCGGGAGGCCGGCTAGCGGTACCGGCGGTGACTACGGAGCGGCTGGAGTTGCTGGTCAGGCTGATGGTGAGCCTGCGCGGCCTCGGGCGGGGCCCGGTGTTGTACATGCACGGGCGGGCCGAGCCCGTGTTGGCGGTGCCGGTGGTATCGCGGCGGCGGTCGATGGCGGTGCTCGTCGTCCAGGACCCGGGCGGGTGGTCGTACCTGTGGGACGCCGCTCACCGGACGCCGGCGCGGTCGGCGCCGGTTGCGGCCGAACTGATCGCCGGGGTGACCCGGTGATCGTGTGGGACGAGGTGCACAGCGAGCGGGTGTGCTCGGGCGGTGTCCGGGACGTACGGGCTCGGGTGCGGCGGGCGTTGTACCAGGTCGCCGACAGGTTCGACCTGGACGATGTGGACCTGCTGGTCTGCGAGGTCGCCACCAACGCCGTCCGGCACAGCGCCAGCGGGCGGGCCGGCGGTGGAGTGCGGGTGACCCTGCTCGCGTCGGCCGCGCGGCTGCGGGTGGAGATTCAGGACGACGGCGGCTCGAAGGGACGTCCGGTGATCCCCGTGCAGAGTTCGGCGTGGGACGAGGCCGGACGCGGGCTCCTCATGGTGCGGGAGCTGGCCGACCGTTGGGGCGTGCTTCGCGGGGAAGACGGACGCCACACCGTGTGGTTCGAGGTCGTCCGATGACTGCCGTGCGGATGCTGTGCGGTGTCTGGGCGGCGTGGCGGAATGAGCGCCACGCCGCCCGGCCTCCGCTCCGCGAGCACCCGGAGGTGGTCTCCTCTTCGGCGGTGCCGCGCCGGAGGCGCGCCGGGTGTTCGAGGCGCCCTCGGGCGGCGGCCGGACAGTTCGAGGACGTGCTGATCGCCTCGCTTGACCAGTGGGACGAGTACGAGCGCCAGGCGGGTGGGAAAGAGCCTGGTTGATGCGTTGGCGTCGCTAGGCGCGGTGGGGGCGGTTGGTCCAGCCTTGGTCGTCGGCGCGGGCGAACCAGCCGGACGCGGCGAGCGTGCCGCCGTCGACCGGGATCGTGTGGCCGGTGACGAAGCGGGCGTCGTCGGAGGCCAGGAAGGCGACGACGGCGGCGTAGTCGTCGGGCTCGCCGAAGCGGGCCAGCGGGACCCAGGTGTGCTCCAGGCCCTCGTCGTAGCCGCGCCGCATCCACTCGACCGGGGTCTGCTCGGTGTTGGCGAGGTCGGGCGCGATGGCGTTGACGCGGACGCCGTGCCGTCCGACCGCGACGGCGAGGCTGCGCGTGAAGGCCGACACGCCCGCGTTGAACGCCGAGTACACCGGGTGCTGCGGGATGCCGCGGAACGCCTCGACCGTGGAGTTGTTGACGATGCTGCCGGAGCGCCGCTCGATCATGCCGGGGAGCAGCGCGTGGGTGAGCTTGAAGACGTGCAGCAGGTTCAGTTCGTAGAGGCGCTGCCACTGGTCAGGCGTGCTGTCCTGGAAGGACGGGGCGGCCGGGCGGAAGTCGCCCACATTGTTGACCAGGACGTCTACGCGGCCTGGTGTCGCCGCCACCACATTCGCGACGGTCTCGTCCTCGACGATGTCGCCGATGACGGTGACGCAGTGGCCGCCGGCCTTCGAGATGTCGGCCTGGGCTCGGGCGGCGGCGTCCGCGTCGATGTCGTTGAGGATCACCAGGTCGCCGCCGGCGGCGAGGCGGCGGGAGATCGCGCCGCCGATGCCGAGCGCGCCGCCCGTGACGACGCTGACCCGCGGGTTCTCACTCACCGCGCCACCTCCGGACGGGACGGGTCTCGATGGAGTCGATGCGCTGCTCGCGCCGGGCGATCCGCCAGGTCTGGCCGTCCAGGCGGTAGGTGTCGGTGTAGCGGCAGTGCCAGACGAGGTCGGACACCTTGCCGTCCTCGCGGGACGTCAGGTGGTGGGCGACGCAGGCGATCTCGCCGGTGGCCGTGCCGGGCTCGGAGCCGACGTCGAACACCTGGCCCGCGAGGGCGTGGAACGTGACAGGGATGCTGTTCAGCACCGACAGCGTCGCCGTGATGGCCTCGCGTCCGGTGAAGGTGCGCACCGGGTCGAGGTCGGCGGGGGCGTCGGGCAGGACGAGCACGGCGTCCTCGGTGAACAGGGCCGCCATCGCGTCGATCTCGCGGCGGTCGGCGTGGAGGGCGTACCGGGCGACCAGATCGCCGAGGGCGATCTGGTCCACGACTCCCAGCGTCATGAAAGGCCCAGGCGCTCGGCGCAGGCCGACAGCTCGTCCTTGGCCTCGTTCAGGTCCGTGGTCGGGTTGCCGCGCAGCACGAGGCGGCTGGCGCCACGGGCCGCGAGCTTCTCCGACTTTTCGGGGGTGATCCCGGCGAAGGTGTGCCCGAGGGTCAGTTCGAGAGCGTCCGGGTCGCGGTCGTTCTTCTCGGCCTCCTCGCGCATCAGCGCGATGAGCGCCTTGAGCTCGTCACCGGCGACGCCGAGCGGCTGGAGGCCGTCGCCGTAGCGGCCGGCGCGGCGCGCGGCGGCCCTGGTGTGGCCGCCGACGTGGATCGGCACGCCGCCCTCCTGGACGGGCTTCGGGTAGCTCATCGCGCCCTTGAACTGGAAGAACTCCCCGTCATGGGTGGCGCCCTCGGGGGCGGTGTCGGCCCACAGCTTGCGCAGCACCTGGAGCTGCTCGTCGGCGCGGCGGCCCCGCGAGTCGAAGTCGGCGCCGCACGCCTCGACCTCCTCGCGCATCCAGCCCATGCCGACGACCAGCCGCAGCCGCCCGCCGGACAGCGCGTCGATCGTCGCGACCCGCTTGGCGAGCACCACCGGGTGGTGGTTGGGGAGGACGAGCACGCCGGTGGCGAGCCCGATCCGCGAGGTCTGCCCGGCAAGGAACGCCAGCAGGTCCAGCGGGTCGGGGATGTCCAGGTCGTCGGCCAGCTCCATCTTCCCGGACGTGTCGTACGGGTAGACGCTGGAGTAGGCGCTCGCCACCACCGCGTGCTCGACCGCGCCGACCGACTCGAAGCCGCAGGCCTCGGCGTGCCGGACGTACGCGCCGATCCAGGCCGGATCGGCGGTCACGCCCGCTGCGACGGGGAGCAGGACGGCGTACTTCATGCAATACCTCTCAGTTCGATGATGCGGCGGCGCGTCCGGCGCGGCGGCCGAAGAAGGTGCCGTCGCCGAGGGACGTCCCGCTGATGTAGCCCTCACCGTGGATGCCGGCGGCCGTGCGCCCTGCGGCGTACAGGCCGGGGATCACCTCGCCGGAGTGGTTGCGGACCTCGCCGTCCACGGTGGTGTCCAGGCCGCCGAGGGTGAACCCGGCGGCGCCCGTCCCGGCGCCGTGCTTGCCCGCGCCGAAGAACCCGTCGGCGGGGTCGATCGCGGCGAACGGCCCCTTCAGCGGGCGCAGCCACTTGGGGTCCTTGTGGAAGTAGGGGTCCTCGCCCCGCTCGGCGAACCGGTTGTAGGTCTCGACGGTCGCCTCCAGCGAGCCGGGCGGCAGGCCGAGGGACTCCTCCAGCTCGGCGAGGGTCTCCGCCGCGTGCTTGGGGCGGACGCCCCACATGTCGGCCTCGGAGATCTCGTCGTGCCCGGTCTCGTCGATGATCGCCCAGTACGGGCCGGGCTGGTGCTGGACGGCCCGGTGGCTGAACAGGCCCGGGTAGACGTCCTCGTTGATGAAGCGGCGGCCGAGGCCGTCCACGAGCATGCCCCGGCAGATGACGGCGGGGTTGGCGGTGAGCGCGATCTCCACCGACGCCATGCGGCGGGTCGCGGCGCCGAGCGCGGTCGCCATCCGGATGCCGGAGCCGTCGCTGGTGCCGTCGCTGACCTTGTCGTGCCCGAGCAGCACCGGCGCGTGGTCGGCGAGCATCTCCTCGTTGTCGACGAACCCGCCGGCGGTGAGGATGACGCCCTTGCGCGCCCGGTAGGTCACGGTGTCGGCGAACTTGCGCGCGACGACGCCCGTGACGCGGCCGGAGCCGTCCACGACGAGGTTCGTGGCGTAGGTGTCCTGGTGGGTGGCGGCGCCCGCCTCGGCGACGGCCGCGATGAGCTTCTCCATCAGGATCCCGCCGGCGAACATCGGGGTCTCCGGGCGGTGCCCGCGCGGCGCGGGCCGGGCGATCGTGTTGTACGGCCAGGCGTTCTCGCCGAGCCACATCAGGCCGTCCTCGGTGTACGGCATCCAGCAGGGCGCCTCGAACAGGCTCTCCTTGAACGGGACGCCGCGCGCGCGGAACCACTCGAAGTGCTCCACGCTGCCGTCGCAGTACAGCCGCAGCTTCTCCTCGTCTGCGTGCGGGCCGAGCGCCGCTTTGAGGAAGGCGAACATGTCGTCGGGCGTGTCGTCGAAGCCGCACGCCTGCTGCACCCGTGTGCCGCCGCCGAGGTACAGCTCGCCGCCGGACTGCGCGGACGTCCCGCCGGGCCCGCTCGACCGCTCCAGCACGAGCACGTCGGCGCCCGCCGCCGCGGCCTCGTACGCCGCGGCGGCGCCGGCCGCGCCGAAGCCGACCACGAGCACGTCGCACTCGTGGTCGAACTCCGCCTCCGCGGCGCGGGCCGGCTCCACCGAGGGCTTCGCCATCGGCGTCAGCCCTTCTGCTTCGGGGCGAAGGCGGCCAGCGGCTCGGACCCCGACCAGTCGTGGCCCCAGTAGCTGTCCTTCGTGATCTCCTCGGCGGTGTAGTACGTCTCGTCGACGAGCATGCCCTCGCAGCCGTACTCGACGTCCCAGCCGCCGGGGGCCCGGACGTAGAACGACACCATCTTGTCGTTGGTGTGCCGGCCGAGCGTGGAGGAGATGGAGAAGCCCTTCTCCTTGACGGTGTCGAGCGCGATGCCGACCGCGTCGAGGGTGTCGGCCTCGACCATCAGGTGGACGAGGCCCGGGTCGCCGTCGTGCGGGGCCGGGCAGATCGCGAGGCTGTGGTGCCGCTGGTTGACGCCCATGAAGCGGATGCGGACGGCGCCGCCGCCGACCTTCATCGCGCCGCGCGGCAGGAACCCGAGCACCTCGTTGTAGAACGTGACGGTCTCGGCGAAGTTCGGCGTCGGCAGGACGACGTGCCCCATGCCCATCGGGCCGGTGATGAACTTCTGCGCGAAGCCGGTGCGGACCGGGCTGTGGTCGAGCACCGGGCCGAAGAACACCTCGACGGGCGTGCCGCCCGGATCGGTGAACGCGATGACCTCCTCGGCGTCGCGCTCCGCTGCCTCCTTGGCCGACAGCGCCGTCACGGCCGTCCCGGACTTCTCGACGGCCTCGCGGACGGCGGCCAGCGCGTACTGGTCGCGGACCTCCCAGCCCACGGCGAGCACCCGGTCGCTGTCGCCGGGCAGCACCTGGAGGCGCGACCGGCGCTCGTCCATACGCAGGTACAGGCCCTCGGGGTCCGGGCCGCTTCCCTCGGCGAACCCGAGCCCGTCGAGGGCGAACTCGCGCCAGCGGTCGATGTGGCGGGTCTGGACCTTGAGATAACCCAGCCCTCGGATCTGCGTCACTGTCCTCGATCCCTTCGGTGTCGCGGGCCGCGCGGACGGCGGTCAATGCTCAACCTGCCAAACCCCCGCGGTGGCGTGCCGCCGGCTTCCCGCTCAGTGAGAACCTCGCGGCGGGCCCGGCCGGGCGGCCGGTGTCATCATCCTGTGATGACAGCAACGAGACCGGTCGCGCTGGTGACCGGGGCGAGCCGGGGCATCGGCCGGCGGACGGCGCTCGCGCTGGCCGCCGCCGGGCACGACGTGGCGTTCACCGCGCGGACCGTCGCGGAGGGCGAGGGCCGGATCCCGCCGCGGCGGGGCGCGGCGGCGGCGATCCCCGTCCCCGGCAGCCTGGAGAAGACGCGGGCGGAGATCGAGGCGCTCGGCGCGCGGGCCCTGCCCGTGCGCATGGACCTGCTCGACCGGGAGAGCGTCCGGGCCGCCGCGCGGACCGTGCTGGACGCGTGGGGACGGGTCGACGTCCTGGTCAACAACGCGGTGGCGCACCTCCCCGGCACGCACGAGCGGTTCCTCGACCTGGACGTGGACGTGGCGGAGCGACTGGCCGCCGGCAACTACCTGAACCAGATCGTCCTGCTCCAGGCCGTCCTTCCGGCGATGGTGGAGCAGGGCGGCGGGACGATCGTGAACCTGTGCTCGGGGTCGGCCACCAGCGACCCGCCGGCGCCGCCCGGCGAGGGCGGCTGGGGCGTGGCGTACTCGGCGTCCAAGGCGGCGTTCGGACGGCTCGCGGGCGCGGTCAACGCCGAGTACCGGGAGCGCGGTATCCGCGCGTTCAACCTCGACCCCGGCTTCGTGGTCACCGACGCGGGCGCCGCGCGCGGCGGCATCGACGCCCTCAAAGGCAGGGGCTTCGAGGCGACCCCGGAGGAGGCCCCGGGCGCGGCCGTCGTCTGGCTGGTCACGCACCCGGAGGCGGAGAAGTTCCTGGGGCGGGTCGTCTGGACGCCCAAGCTCGTCGCCGAACTCGGTCTCCTGGACTGACCCGCTTGGAAAGCGCGCCGTGGCCGGTGAAGGCGCTCCCGGCCACGGCACGCCGTCTAGAGGGCGGGTGATCTGGAGGACGGTCAGATCATCGAGCGCATCGGGCCCTGCGGGGGCTCGATGTCCAGGTCCGTCAGGGCGCTGACGTGGTAGACGGAGCCGGGCACGTGGATCGCGTGGGCCAGGCCGACGTGCGCGTCGCGCCAGAAACGCTGGATCGGGTTGTCGTTGCGCATCGCGTTGCCGCCGGAGCGGACGACGATCTCGTTCATCGCCTGGCAGGCCCGCCAGGCGGCGCGCACCTGGGTGCGGCGGCCGGCGGCGCGCTCGGCGAACGTCGGGACGTGCCCGGCGGCGACCATGTCGTACATCCGGGAGCAGTTGTCGAGCAGCGCGGTCCGGGACGCCTTGATCTCCTCGGCGGCCTCGCTGATCGCGTACAGCACGTACGGGTCGTCCTTGATCTTGGTGCCGGTGATCTGGACGCGGTTGCGCTGGTAGGCGAGGTGGTGGTGCAGCGCGCCCTCGGCGATGCCGATCACCGCGGAGGTGATCCCGAGCGGGAACACGCAGGAGAACGGCATCAGGTAGGACGGGTTGGTCAGCCCGGCCTCGCGCGGCGCGGACCCGTCGACGACCTTGGAGTACTCCAGCGTCCGGTAGGTCGGGACGAAGGCGTCCTTGACGATGATGTCCTTGCTGCCGGTGCCCTTCAGCCCGGCGACGTCCCACGAGTCCTGGACGATCTCGTAGTCGGAGCGCGGCAGGATCAGGTGCAGCGACCGCGGCGGCATCGCCATCTTGCCGTCCTCGTCGCCGAGCATCCCGCCGAGGAAGATCCAGTCGCAGTGGTCGGTGCCGGAGGAGAACTGCCAGCGGCCGTTGAAGATGTAGCCGCCGTCGACCGGGCGGGCGATGCCCATCGGCGCGTACGGGGAGGCGATCCAGGTGTCGGGGTCGGCGCCCCAGATCTCCTCGCGCACCTTCGGGTCGGCGTAGGCCATCTCCCACGGGTGGACGCCGACGATGCCGGCGATCCAGCCGGTGGAGCCGTCCAGGGACGCGATCCCCATCACCGTCTCGGCGAACTCGCGGGGGTGCACCTCCAGGCCGCCGTGCGCCTCGGGCTGCAGCAGCCGGATCACGCCGGTCTCGCGCAGGATCGAGGCGGCCTTGTCGTCCAGCCGGCCGAGGGCCTCGTTGGCCGGGCCCAGCTCGCGGATCTGCTCCGCCCTCTCCATGATCGTGTCAAGCACGCGGTTCGCCATCGCCTGTCTCCCGTGATGTGTTTCAGCCGTCGTAGGTGATCTTCAGCCGGTCGGTGACCGGCCTCGCCTGACAGGCGAGGATGAGGCCGTCGGCGAGATCCTGCTCGTCGAGGACCGTGTTGGCGTCCAGGGTGACCTCGCCCTCCAGCCGGATGCAGGCGCAGGCCGAGCAGTTGCCCTCCCGGCAGGAGTACGGGGCGTCGACGCCGGCGCGCAGCAGCGCGTCGAGGAGGCGCTCCGACTTCGCCCAGGGGACGGTGCGGGTCTCCCCGTCCATCTCGACCTCGACCTCGCCGGCGTCCCCGGTGTCCTCGGGCGGCTCCTCGGGCTCCTCGAACGGGTCGGTCTCCAGCGAGAAGAAGCGCTCGACGTGGACGCGGAGGCCGAGGTCGGTGAACGTGCCGGTGACGAGGTCCATGAAGAC
It encodes:
- a CDS encoding acyl-CoA dehydrogenase family protein; translation: MLDTIMERAEQIRELGPANEALGRLDDKAASILRETGVIRLLQPEAHGGLEVHPREFAETVMGIASLDGSTGWIAGIVGVHPWEMAYADPKVREEIWGADPDTWIASPYAPMGIARPVDGGYIFNGRWQFSSGTDHCDWIFLGGMLGDEDGKMAMPPRSLHLILPRSDYEIVQDSWDVAGLKGTGSKDIIVKDAFVPTYRTLEYSKVVDGSAPREAGLTNPSYLMPFSCVFPLGITSAVIGIAEGALHHHLAYQRNRVQITGTKIKDDPYVLYAISEAAEEIKASRTALLDNCSRMYDMVAAGHVPTFAERAAGRRTQVRAAWRACQAMNEIVVRSGGNAMRNDNPIQRFWRDAHVGLAHAIHVPGSVYHVSALTDLDIEPPQGPMRSMI